A single window of Gossypium hirsutum isolate 1008001.06 chromosome A10, Gossypium_hirsutum_v2.1, whole genome shotgun sequence DNA harbors:
- the LOC107895477 gene encoding G-type lectin S-receptor-like serine/threonine-protein kinase SD2-5, which yields MNKNARCYFVMSTLFTLLIIAVIVNIDLLFWIVLCAFLLVVAIFFYRRFKNGFQQVEEDNYLDNMLKMPTRFSYEDLKNITKNFSNKLGEGGFGSVCQGTLPTGSEVAVKHLFYVGPINKSFISEVQTIGNLSHFNLVSLVGFCAEKFNRFIVYEFMVNGSLDQWIFKTNQQLALAWQVRKKIILDIAKGLAYLHEDCNQKIIHLDIKPQNILLDVNFNAKISDFGLSKPIERDQSQVITRMRGTPGYMAPEWLSSVITEKVDVYSFGIVVLEILCGRQNIDESQLDENRHLLELFRRKQEEGKLLDLVDECNGDMHSNATEVMEMMKIVASCLQTEHANRPSMSSLVKLFEGSVDVVINMDEDSQNELTLEVEVESLASTVADSVLSGPR from the coding sequence ATGAATAAGAATGCCCGTTGCTACTTTGTAATGAGCACGCTTTTTACTCTACTCATCATAGCTGTTATTGTGAACATTGATTTACTTTTTTGGATAGTTCTATGCGCTTTCCTTCTTGTTGTAGCCATTTTCTTTTATAGAAGATTTAAAAATGGGTTCCAGCAAGTTGAGGAAGATAATTATCTTGACAACATGCTGAAAATGCCAACTAGATTCTCTTATGAAGACTTGAAGAACATCACCAAGAATTTTAGCAACAAGCTTGGTGAAGGTGGATTCGGGTCTGTTTGTCAAGGAACATTGCCTACGggttctgaagttgcagtgaagcatcTTTTTTACGTCGGTCCAATTAATAAGTCCTTCATTTCGGAAGTTCAGACGATTGGAAACCTCAGCCatttcaatttggtaagtttggttGGATTTTGTGCTGAAAAATTCAATAGGTTTATAGTTTATGAGTTCATGGTTAATGGGTCGCTAGATCAATGGATCTTCAAAACCAACCAACAACTTGCACTTGCTTGGCAAGTTAGAAAGAAGATCATTTTAGATATAGCCAAAGGACTTGCTTATCTTCACGAAGATTGCAACCAAAAGATAATTCACTTAGACATTAAACCTCAAAATATCCTTTTAGATGTTAATTTCAATGCCAAAATTTCAGATTTTGGATTATCTAAGCCAATTGAAAGAGACCAAAGTCAAGTCATTACACGTATGAGGGGAACCCCGGGTTATATGGCTCCCGAATGGCTAAGTTCAGTCATAACTGAGAAAGTAGATGTCTATAGCTTCGGTATTGTGGTCTTAGAAATTCTTTGCGGGCGACAAAACATCGACGAGTCTCAACTAGATGAAAATAGGCATTTACTGGAACTTTTTAGGAGAAAGCAAGAGGAGGGGAAACTCTTGGATTTAGTCGATGAGTGCAACGGTGATATGCATTCCAATGCAACCGAAGTCATGGAGATGATGAAGATTGTTGCATCGTGCTTGCAAACTGAACATGCCAACAGGCCTTCCATGTCCTCACTTGTGAAGCTTTTTGAAGGTTCAGTTGATGTTGTAATTAACATGGACGAAGATTCTCAAAATGAATTAACATTAGAAGTGGAAGTGGAGAGTTTAGCTTCAACAGTTGCAGACTCTGTGTTATCTGGACCAAGGTGA
- the LOC107896581 gene encoding G-type lectin S-receptor-like serine/threonine-protein kinase SD2-5 — protein MNPNARCYFIMTTLFILLIIAVIVDFDLLFWIVLCVLLLVLGVFFFRRYRYGAQKVEEDHLDNMSGMPTRFSYEELKNVTKNFSNKLGEGGFGFVFHGALSSGSEVAVKHLFGIGPVNKSFIAEVQTIGSIHHFNLVSLVGFCAEKFNRLLVYEYMANGSLDRWIFNKNQDLSLDWQVRKKIILDIAKGLAYLHEDCNRKIIHLDIKPQNIILDENFNAKVSDFGFSKLIEKDQSQVVTTMRGTPGYMAPEWLSSIITEKVDVYSFGIVVLEILCGRRIIDESQQDERHLLELLRRKQEEGQLLDLVDKCNDDMQSNVAEVVEMIKVAAWCLQTEYANRPSMSTLVKHFEGSVDAVINVNEDFQNELTSQAPVESFASSITPPVLSGPR, from the coding sequence ATGAATCCGAATGCTCGTTGCTACTTTATAATGACCACCCTTTTTATTCTACTGATCATAGCGGTTATTGTAGACTTTGATTTACTTTTTTGGATAGTTCTATGCGTTTTACTTCTTGTTTTAGGGGTTTTCTTTTTTCGAAGATATAGATATGGAGCCCAAAAAGTTGAGGAAGATCATCTAGACAACATGTCGGGAATGCCAACTAGATTCTCTTATGAAGAGTTGAAGAATGTCACCAAGAACTTTAGCAACAAGCTTGGTGAAGGTGGATTTGGGTTTGTTTTTCATGGAGCACTGTCTTCGggatctgaagttgcagtgaagcatcTTTTTGGCATTGGCCCAGTTAACAAGTCCTTCATTGCTGAAGTTCAGACTATTGGAAGTATCCACCATTTCAATCTGGTAAGCTTGGTTGGATTTTGTGCTGAAAAATTCAATAGGCTTTTAGTTTACGAGTACATGGCTAATGGATCATTAGACCGATGGATCTTTAATAAAAACCAGGATCTTTCACTTGATTGGCAAGTTAGAAAGAAGATCATCTTAGATATAGCCAAAGGACTTGCTTATCTTCATGAAGACTGCAATAGAAAGATAATTCACTTAGATATCAAacctcaaaatattattttagatgaAAATTTCAATGCTAAAGTTTCGGATTTTGGGTTCTCTAAGCTAATTGAAAAAGATCAAAGTCAAGTCGTTACAACTATGAGGGGAACCCCAGGTTATATGGCTCCTGAATGGTTAAGCTCAATCATAACTGAAAAAGTAGATGTTTATAGCTTTGGTATTGTGGTCCTAGAAATTCTGTGTGGGCGACGAATCATTGATGAATCTCAACAGGATGAAAGGCATTTACTGGAGCTACTTAGGAGAAAGCAAGAGGAAGGGCAACTCCTGGATTTAGTCGATAAGTGCAATGATGATATGCAATCAAATGTAGCTGAAGTGGTGGAGATGATAAAGGTTGCTGCATGGTGCTTACAAACTGAATATGCCAACAGGCCTTCCATGTCCACGCTTGTGAAGCATTTTGAGGGCTCGGTTGATGCTGTGATTAACGTAAATGAAGATTTTCAAAATGAATTAACATCACAAGCGCCTGTAGAGAGTTTTGCTTCATCAATTACGCCCCCTGTGTTATCTGGGCCAAGGTGA